One Stigmatopora argus isolate UIUO_Sarg chromosome 12, RoL_Sarg_1.0, whole genome shotgun sequence genomic window carries:
- the LOC144085321 gene encoding uncharacterized protein LOC144085321, which produces MSTQPTHGTAFQTKLASIMETLAQAAVLEIAQLWEDAFALVHAELRRREREVEVLERMLLENQRRDANVSPPALGSSVGERRQDQQPPTAAASADGSPADIISSPEQSTKEKAEPLTSHREAPPLRENPRADSPVKREDDEDDVMIVEDGRYPEGPAPADGPSVRGVDVAAEDQEESRIWSSVSVDDSDTAEEADLFLASNSQNVDSEIFLIENALDILDDSSDRFFGDARHAASTHSRVPGTLRQSHPPGRSDERRDSFLSGKFQPDDGIFVLDDPRLGKGVSGRRVKEKWFICPFCGKSFDRVSHLEIHQRIHTGEKPYTCDVCGKSFSQRSNLRTHQRTHKESLAPQ; this is translated from the exons ATGTCGACGCAACCGACTCACGGCACTGCTTTCCAGACTAAGTTAGCCTCCATCATGGAAACGCTCGCCCAAGCGGCCGTGCTGGAGATCGCGCAGTTGTGGGAAGACGCCTTCGCCCTGGTCCACGCCGAGCTCCGCCGTCGGGAGCGAGAAGTGGAAGTTCTGGAAAGGATGCTGCTGGAGAACCAGCGGCGAGACGCCAACGTGTCTCCGCCGGCGCTCGGCTCCTCCGTCGGGGAGCGGCGACAGGACCAGCAGCCgcccaccgccgccgcctccgctgATG GTTCACCTGCTGATATCATTTCATCACCTGAGCAAAGCACCAAAGAGAAGGCGGAGCCCTTGACCAGTCACAGAGAGGCTCCGCCCCTTCGGGAAAACCCAAGAGCGGACTCCCCCGTCAAGCGCGAGGACGACGAAGACGACGTGATGATCGTGGAGGACGGCAGGTACCCCGAGGGTCCCGCCCCCGCCGACGGGCCTTCGGTCCGCGGCGTGGACGTCGCCGCCGAGGACCAAGAAGAGAGTCGCATCTGGTCGTCCGTTTCCGTGGACGACAGCGACACGGCCGAGGAGGCCGACTTGTTCCTGGCCTCCAACTCCCAAAACGTGGATTCGGAGATCTTCCTCATCGAGAACGCCTTGGACATCCTGGACGACTCCTCCGACAGGTTCTTCGGGGACGCCAGACACGCCGCGTCCACTCATTCCAGGGTTCCTGGGACTTTAAGACAAAGTCATCCCCCCGGGCGCTCGGACGAGAGGCGAGACTCTTTCCTCTCGGGGAAGTTCCAGCCGGACGACGGCATCTTCGTCTTGGATGACCCGAGGCTGGGCAAAGGGGTGTCGGGGCGCCGCGTCAAGGAGAAGTGGTTCATCTGTCCTTTCTGCGGCAAGAGCTTCGACCGAGTCAGCCACCTGGAGATCCACCAGCGCATCCACACGGGCGAGAAACCGTACACGTGTGACGTGTGCGGCAAGTCGTTCTCTCAGAGGAGCAACCTACGCACGCACCAGCGCACACACAAGGAATCTTTAGCCCCTCAGTGA